The Gloeobacter morelensis MG652769 genome contains the following window.
AAAAATTTTACCCCGACCATGCTGGGCTCCTTTTGCGTGCTGACCACCGTGCCCCGGACTCTGCCAATCTGCATCAGGGTCTGCCGTAGGGACGAATGGAGTTGACACCCTCGCGGAACTGCTCGACCGCCTCGGTGTAGCGGATGGGCAGCACGTATTCGAGGTTCTCGTGGGGACGGGCGATGATGTGGTGCGAGAGCAACTGACCGCCGTAGACGCGCTTGATTGACTCAATGCCTGCCGCCACCGAAGCCTGCACCTCCGATACATCGCCGCGTACGATCACCGTGACCCGGCCACTGCTGATTTTTTCGTAGCCCACCAAGGTGACGCGGGCCGCTTTGACCATCGCATCCGCCGCCTCGACCACGGCCGGAAAACCCAAGGTTTCAATCATGCCAACTGCAACTGCCATTCGGATTCCTCCTAAAAAAACACGCAAATACAACCCATCAAGTTCGGAATTGCTCAACTGCTTCGGTGTAGCGAATCGGCAACACGTACTCGAGGTTCTCGTGGGGACGAGCAATGATGTGTGTCGAAAGTATCTCGCCGCCGTTCACCCGCTTGGCCGACTCCACACCAGCCGATACCGAAGCTTGCACCTCCGATACATCGCCGCGCACGATCACCGTGACCCGGCCGCTGCCAATTTTTTCGTAACCGACGAGTGTCACCCGGGCCGCCTTGACCATCGCGTCCGCCGCCTCGACGACGGCCGGAAAGCCCTTGGTTTCGATCATTCCAACAGCAATAGGCATGAACAACCTCCTGTGCATTTCGCGCAGCCAAACAAAACAGTTTGTGGCGAAAATTGTGAGGGAATACTCATCGCTTTTCGGAGGCGAAAATCCTGGGTATTCCTAGCTTATAGAATAAGACCACGCCTGCCCGAATGCAATATTAGCAGCGATTATACTTTCATATGTTTTAAATTAGCCTTTCTTATCTAAAGACGGGTCGATACTGGTGCCGCCGCGGTTCTCACTGCTCCAAAATCGTCGGCGGTGCAGGTTGACACTGGCTCCGCCTTCAGGCAAAGATGGTATTTGCGTCAGTAAGGCCCCGTAGCTCAATTGGTTAGAGCGCCGCCCTGTCACGGCGGAGGTTGACGGTTCGAGCCCGTTCGGGGTCGCTAATTTATTGAAAGGTTTCAGGGATAGAACCCTGACGCCTGGTTCCCTATTGTTCTTCGAGCTGCTCGCGCAATTCGCCCAGGGTAACGGGCACCTGCACCTCAGCGTTGTTGCGGATGATCGTCAGGGTGACCTTGTCGCCCGGCTTGTGCTTTTGGATCTGGTTGATCAGATCCTGGGCGTCTTTGATGGCGACTTTGTCGATTGCCACGATCACATCGGCGCCCACCGGCAGTTGCAGGTTGCCGTCAACCGTCTCAAGCCGACCGGCCCGCAGTCCGGCGCGAGCTGCGGCACCGCCCGGCACCACCGCCGCCACCAGGGCGCCTTCTTTGACCGGCAACTGAAGCGTTTCGACCACCATTGGCGAGAGGGGCAGCACCTGCACCCCGAGGGAGGCGCGACGGACGGTGCCGCGCGAGATCAGTTCGGGTAGAACCTGGCGCACGGTGTCGACCGGGACGGCAAAGCCGATACCCGCACTCGAACCGCTGGTGCTGAAAATGGCGGTATTCACGCCGATCAACCGACCCTGGCTGTCGAGCAGCGGCCCGCCGGAGTTGCCCGGGTTGATGGCGGCATCGGTCTGGATGAGGTTTCTGAGGGTGCGCCCCGCCCGTTCGGAAGCGAGATCGCGGTCGAGGGCGCTGACCACTCCGGTGGTGAGGGTGCGCTCCAGGCCGAAGGGATTGCCGATGGCGAGCACCTTGCGCCCCACCTGCAGGTTGCTTGATTCCCCCAGGGTGATGGTGGTGAGGTTCGGGGGCGGATCTTCCATCTGGATGACCGCGAGGTCGTTGCTCGGGTCGGCGCCCACCAACTTGGCGCGGTAGCGTTTGCCGTTGGCGAGGGTAACTTCCAGGCGGCTTTTGGGGGAGCGCACGACATGGTAGTTGGTCAGGATGCGGCCCTGGGCATCCAGGATGCTCCCGGAGCCGCTGCCCTGCTCGGGGACGGCGCGGCTGAAGTAGTCGTAGCGCAGCACGGTGGTGGTGATGTTGACCACCGCCGGGCTCACCCGCTCGTAAATGGCGATATTGTCCTGCTCGTCGGAACCTAAAGACGTCGGCAGAGGCGGCGGGGCGCCCTGGCCTTCGGCGGTCTTCGGTGGAGCAGGCAGGGTCGCCGGGGCGGGGGCTGTTGCCCGGCTGACGGCAAAGTAGCTGCCGGCGGCACCGCCGGTGGCGGCCAGCAGAGCGATAATGAGCACCTCAGCCGATTTAAACATCTTCACGGTCAGGTTCGAATTCTAATATCAGCGTACCGCATCGATCGATCTGCCCCCGCCATCCCGGCGGCACCACGACGGTGGCTTCGGGCATCTCCACCAGAGCGGGGCCTTCCAGGCGGCTGCTGACCCCCATCGCGGTGCGATCGTAAACAGGCACCGTCCGAAAGCGCCCGCCGCTCCAGGCGAGCCGCTCCGCCACCGGCCCATGCCCGGCCGGAGCCTGGGCCTGCAACTGCGGCAGGATGAGCGGCTCGGTGGCCACCAGGCGCGCCTGCACCACTTCGATCGCCTGCGCCGGGTCCGACCAGCCGTAGCGCTGCGCGTGTATCGCGTGAAAGGCCTCGGCGGGCGCCTCGCGCTCTGCCGCCGGATCGACGGGCACACTCAGCTCAAAAGATTGCCCCCGATAGCGCATATCGGCAGAGTAGGCACGCTCCTGCAGATGGGCCGGTGCGAGCAGCTCAAGCGCCCTGAACGCATGCAGCCAGTGGTCGCCCAGATCCGCCAGAACCCGCAGCACCGGGCGCGAGAAATCCTGCCGAACCGGCGAGACGGCAAGCCCCAGGGCGGAGAGCACTCCCCCGGCCTCCGGCACCAGCACCCGAGCGATCCCGAGCGCTTCAGCCAGATCGCAGCCGTGCATCGGTCCTGCCCCACCGAAGGCCAGCAGCACCAGTGAGCGCGGGTCAATTCCCCGCTCCACCGACATCACGCGCAAAGCCGCGATCATGTGGGCGTTGGCCACCTCCCGGATGCCGACCGCCGTCCGTTCCATCGCGAGGCCGAGTTTGTTGGCCAGGTGCCCGAGGGCGGCGGCGGCGGCAGCTTTGTCGAGCTTGATCGCTCCGCCCAGCACCGCACCGTCCGCCAGATAACCCAAAAAGAGATTAGCGTCGGTGACGGTCGCTTCGGTGCCGCCCCGGCTGTAGGCGGCCGGACCGGGAATTGACCCGGCCGAATGGGGACCGACCCGCAGCGCGCCGCCGCCGTCCACCCAGGCCACCGAACCGCCGCCCGCGCTCACCGTATGAATATCGATCTGCGGCAGGCGCACCGGATAACCCGCGACCACCGCCTCGGCGCTGGTCTGGGGTTCCCCCCGCAAGATAAGCGACACGTCCGTACTGGTACCGCCCATATCGAAGGCGAGCACATCGGCAAACCCCGATTGGGCGGCGACAAAAGCCGCCCCCCGCACCCCCCCTGCCGGGCCGGACAGCAGAGCTGCCGCCCCCCGCGCCTTCTCAATGGGGATCACTCCGCCGCTCGACTGCATGATGAGCGGCACCGGTAATTGCAGATCCCGACAGCGCCCGGCCAGCCGGTCGAGGTAATAGCGCAGCTTCGGACTCAAATAGGCGTCTACCACCGTAGTGCTGAAGCGCTCGTACTCGCGAAATTCAGGGGCTACCTCGCTCGACAGCGACAGGTGCGTCTGCGCAAAAGCTTCGCGTAGGGCATCGGCGACGGCCTGCTCGTGTTCAGGATAAGCAAAGGCAAACAAAAAACCGACCGCCACCGCTTCGATCTTCCTGGCAGCCACAAGCGGCGCCAGCCGGGCAATTAAATCCTCTACCGCTTCACGCTCAAGGGGAATCATCACCCCCGCCGGTCCCATCCGCTCGCGCACCGTAAAGCAATGCTCCCGCGCCACGAGCGGCTGGGGCCGGGGGGCGCTCAGGTCGTAGAGGTGAGGACGGTTCTGGCGGCCGATGCGCAGGATATCTTGAAAGCCTTCGGTAGTGACAAACGCCGTCGCCGCCCCCTTGCCTTCCAACAGGGCGTTGGTGGCCACGGTCATTCCGTGGGCGAACACGCCGATGTCGCCGCCGGTCAGCCCCGTGCGCACGAACGCCTCGATCACCCCTTCCGACTGGTCGGCGGTGGTAGGGACTTTGGCGGTGATCATTGTGCCCTCGACCACCGCCACCAGGTCGGTGAAAGTCCCCCCCACATCCACACCCAGGCGAATGATTCCCACACCCATCCCTCCAAAGGCTGTGTGAGCTATCTTGGCACGCTGTCTTCCCGATGCCGATTCTAGGGCAACACGCCAAAACGTACGGGACTGGAGACCGCACCTGCCGGAGTGGTCACGACGATTTTCCGCTGGCGGCACCTGCGGGTACCGTTGAGCGGATCTGGGTGTCGGAGATGACAGTGAAATCGGCAGGGACTACCCGGCGTGCTTCGCTGCGAAATAGAACAGCCGTCGCTCCTGTAAAGCCCGTACCGGTGATGGTGACTCCAAAGCGTGGAGCGATAGCGAATATGGGTGTTTCAGTGCACCATCCGCCCCCCAGCAGGACCGTCCATCACAGCCGATAACCGGTGCGCGGATTCCAGCTGGTCGTGTCGATACTCAAAGGGGCACTAAACGCCTGTGCCACCCGCTGCCAGGGAGTGAATTTGAAGTTGGTGTTGTCGCGCGCTTCCCCTTCTGCATCCAGGACATCGGGGGTGTTGGCGCCGTCCTGGGTGACCAGCAACCCCAGTGGGAAAGCTGGTCCCAAAGGCACGTTGAGCACCGCCGCCCCGTCGCACTCCTGTGCGCCGTCTACGCCCCTGCGGCGGTTGTCGGCAATTGCGAAGCTGCCGATGAAGCGATTGGCACCCCGACGGTCGTAGACCGCAAAAGTGTCGTCGCCCTGGCTGGAAGCGAGCAAGTAGCCCTGATTGCTAGCGGTGTAGTAGATGGTGAGTCCTTCGACATCGGCGCTCAGATATTTGCCGCCGTAACCCGGATCGGCGGCGTAGTTGATGACACACTCTTCTTCTTCGGTGTCGTAGGTGTAGGGCACGCCAAATTCGCGCACTTTGTCCACCAGCACCGGGCTTGCCGCTTCGAAGGCCGCCGAGATCCGCCAGATGCCCACATCTTCCTGGCCTGCGTAGAGAATGCCCAGTTCTTGATCGACCACCATCCCCTCCACCTGGGCCAGATCGCCAGGATCGTTGCAGGGGGTCCAGCTGGTGCCGTTGGGCAGTGTAAAACTCTCAGGAAGAACCACCTCGGCAATTTTGCGGTAGCCCACCTGTCCGCCGCCGATATCGAACAGTTCGAGCTTGGCGATGGCCGTGCGCGAGCGCTGGCTCACAAAGGCGAAGGTGCGGCCGGAGTCGCGGTTGCGGTAAAGGGCGAGGCCATAAGCTGTGGTTTGCTCGTTGACTTGTGCTTGATCGGCTGAAAACACAAAGCCCGCGTCTGGGTCGGTGACATCCACCAGCGGGGCCTGGCTTTGGGCTGCTTTCGCCGGGTCGATCGTGTAGATGCGCAGCTTGTCGCGACCGCGGTCGGTGGTGACGGCCAGATCGACGCTGCGGCCACCCAGGGTGAAGCCGTAGACCACATCGACGTTGTTGAACCGGCCGGGGGCGTCGTCGGGAGTAGGGGGCGGCGGGGCGGAGACGGCCTGCAGTTCTTGGCCCGCCAGGTCGTAGACCGACAATCCGGCATTTTTCTTGGTGCCCACCATGACACTTTTGGCCGGGGCGACCGGGTGCAGCCAGATGGACGGATCGTCGGCGTCCGCTTCACC
Protein-coding sequences here:
- a CDS encoding IPT/TIG domain-containing protein, with translation MLGGGWCTETPIFAIAPRFGVTITGTGFTGATAVLFRSEARRVVPADFTVISDTQIRSTVPAGAASGKSS
- a CDS encoding hydantoinase/oxoprolinase family protein, producing MGVGIIRLGVDVGGTFTDLVAVVEGTMITAKVPTTADQSEGVIEAFVRTGLTGGDIGVFAHGMTVATNALLEGKGAATAFVTTEGFQDILRIGRQNRPHLYDLSAPRPQPLVAREHCFTVRERMGPAGVMIPLEREAVEDLIARLAPLVAARKIEAVAVGFLFAFAYPEHEQAVADALREAFAQTHLSLSSEVAPEFREYERFSTTVVDAYLSPKLRYYLDRLAGRCRDLQLPVPLIMQSSGGVIPIEKARGAAALLSGPAGGVRGAAFVAAQSGFADVLAFDMGGTSTDVSLILRGEPQTSAEAVVAGYPVRLPQIDIHTVSAGGGSVAWVDGGGALRVGPHSAGSIPGPAAYSRGGTEATVTDANLFLGYLADGAVLGGAIKLDKAAAAAALGHLANKLGLAMERTAVGIREVANAHMIAALRVMSVERGIDPRSLVLLAFGGAGPMHGCDLAEALGIARVLVPEAGGVLSALGLAVSPVRQDFSRPVLRVLADLGDHWLHAFRALELLAPAHLQERAYSADMRYRGQSFELSVPVDPAAEREAPAEAFHAIHAQRYGWSDPAQAIEVVQARLVATEPLILPQLQAQAPAGHGPVAERLAWSGGRFRTVPVYDRTAMGVSSRLEGPALVEMPEATVVVPPGWRGQIDRCGTLILEFEPDREDV
- a CDS encoding carbon dioxide-concentrating mechanism protein CcmK encodes the protein MPIAVGMIETKGFPAVVEAADAMVKAARVTLVGYEKIGSGRVTVIVRGDVSEVQASVSAGVESAKRVNGGEILSTHIIARPHENLEYVLPIRYTEAVEQFRT
- a CDS encoding phytase; the encoded protein is MSVKLRLEIQSFVCFALAATLAVAAVQAQSTAPVATVRPKLETPALFDDEAGGEADADDPSIWLHPVAPAKSVMVGTKKNAGLSVYDLAGQELQAVSAPPPPTPDDAPGRFNNVDVVYGFTLGGRSVDLAVTTDRGRDKLRIYTIDPAKAAQSQAPLVDVTDPDAGFVFSADQAQVNEQTTAYGLALYRNRDSGRTFAFVSQRSRTAIAKLELFDIGGGQVGYRKIAEVVLPESFTLPNGTSWTPCNDPGDLAQVEGMVVDQELGILYAGQEDVGIWRISAAFEAASPVLVDKVREFGVPYTYDTEEEECVINYAADPGYGGKYLSADVEGLTIYYTASNQGYLLASSQGDDTFAVYDRRGANRFIGSFAIADNRRRGVDGAQECDGAAVLNVPLGPAFPLGLLVTQDGANTPDVLDAEGEARDNTNFKFTPWQRVAQAFSAPLSIDTTSWNPRTGYRL
- a CDS encoding S1C family serine protease, which translates into the protein MFKSAEVLIIALLAATGGAAGSYFAVSRATAPAPATLPAPPKTAEGQGAPPPLPTSLGSDEQDNIAIYERVSPAVVNITTTVLRYDYFSRAVPEQGSGSGSILDAQGRILTNYHVVRSPKSRLEVTLANGKRYRAKLVGADPSNDLAVIQMEDPPPNLTTITLGESSNLQVGRKVLAIGNPFGLERTLTTGVVSALDRDLASERAGRTLRNLIQTDAAINPGNSGGPLLDSQGRLIGVNTAIFSTSGSSAGIGFAVPVDTVRQVLPELISRGTVRRASLGVQVLPLSPMVVETLQLPVKEGALVAAVVPGGAAARAGLRAGRLETVDGNLQLPVGADVIVAIDKVAIKDAQDLINQIQKHKPGDKVTLTIIRNNAEVQVPVTLGELREQLEEQ
- a CDS encoding carbon dioxide-concentrating mechanism protein CcmK, with amino-acid sequence MAVAVGMIETLGFPAVVEAADAMVKAARVTLVGYEKISSGRVTVIVRGDVSEVQASVAAGIESIKRVYGGQLLSHHIIARPHENLEYVLPIRYTEAVEQFREGVNSIRPYGRP